One window of the Solanum stenotomum isolate F172 chromosome 11, ASM1918654v1, whole genome shotgun sequence genome contains the following:
- the LOC125844861 gene encoding myb family transcription factor PHL7-like: MDPTNEGNNLNSNPSLASKQRLRWTHELHERFVDAVAQLGGPDRATPKGVLRVMGVQGLTIYHVKSHLQKYRLAKYLPDSSSDGKQSDKKESGDMLSSLDGSSTGVQINEALKLQMEVQKRLHEQLEVQRQLQLRIEAQGKYLKKIIEEQQRLSGVLSEVPDSGVTPSAAGDNGLDSDNRTDPGTPAPTSESPHIDTSVQEHARSKSPSIDQSFSSQHEPLTPDSGCRETSPINSSEGERSSKKQRVGTFTKADMLLPHQILESSLSSPYEQPNPVFLASEQFNLSSGLSLGNEGPNVSGSNI; this comes from the exons ATGGACCCAACAAATGAAGGAAACAACCTCAATAGCAATCCTAGTCTTGCTTCAAAGCAACGGTTGCGTTGGACCCATGAGCTACATGAACGGTTCGTTGATGCCGTCGCACAACTTGGTGGCCCAGACC GGGCTACCCCTAAAGGTGTTCTTAGAGTCATGGGTGTTCAAGGGCTAACAATTTACCATGTAAAAAGTCATTTACAG AAATATCGGCTTGCTAAATACCTCCCAGATTCCTCTTCTGATG GGAAACAATCTGACAAGAAAGAATCAGGAGACATGCTTTCCAGTTTGGATGGTTCATC GACTGGTGTGCAGATAAATGAGGCTCTAAAACTGCAGATGGAGGTACAAAAGCGACTTCACGAGCAACTGGAG GTTCAAAGACAGCTACAACTTAGAATTGAAGCACAAGGGAAGTACTTGAAGAAGATAATAGAAGAACAACAGCGGCTCAGTGGAGTTCTCTCAGAAGTTCCTGATTCTGGGGTCACTCCTTCAGCAGCAGGTGACAATGGTCTAGATTCGGATAACCGGACTGATCCAGGGACTCCTGCACCAACATCTGAGTCTCCTCACATTGATACGTCTGTACAAGAACATGCCCGTAGCAAGAGCCCTTCTATTGATCAATCATTCTCCTCACAACATGAGCCTCTTACTCCTGATTCTGGTTGCCGCGAGACTTCACCAATAAATAGCTCTGAAGGTGAAAGGTCATCAAAGAAACAAAGAGTGGGCACATTTACTAAAGCAGATATGCTACTTCCGCACCAGATATTGGAGTCGAGCTTGAGCTCACCATACGAGCAACCAAATCCTGTTTTCCTAGCGAGCGAGCAATTCAATCTGTCATCAGGATTGTCTCTTGGCAATGAAGGACCAAATGTTTCTGGAAGCAACATATAG